AAAATATCGGTGTGGCTGGCACGTCAGTCACAGCCCTGCTAAAGGCAATCACGGCTTTCAGCATGGAATGCAGCGACGCCCTACCGCAACCTAAACGCCGCGTCAAAGGGGCACCAATGGACCTTGGAACAGCTAGACTAACCGCAGATACAGCCGGAATCGCCAAGGCTTCAGCCCTGTTGGCGGCGGGTCATTTGGTGTCCTTCCCCACGGAAACGGTCTATGGGCTGGGCGCGGATGCGCGCAATGGTACCGCAGTGGCACAGGTATTTGCCGCCAAGGGCCGACCCAGTTTCAACCCGCTGATTGTGCATCTGGCGCGCACAGAAATGGCGCAGACCTATGTGCATTGGTCCGATACCGCCGAGGTGCTGGCCACTGCGTTCTGGCCCGGCCCGCTGACCTTGGTCCTGCCGCTGAAAGACGGGCACGGGCTGTCCAAACTTGTCACCGCAGGGCTGGACACCGTGGCCTTGCGCGTTCCGGCCCATACCACTGCGCAAGACCTGCTTACCGCTTTCGATGGTCCGGTTGCGGCACCCTCTGCCAACCCGTCAGGACGGATTTCGCCCACCACCGCAGATCACGTCATCGCTGGGTTATCTGGCAAAATCGCCGCAGTGCTGGATGATGGCCCCTGCGCGGTCGGGCTGGAAAGCACCATTG
This DNA window, taken from Sulfitobacter pacificus, encodes the following:
- a CDS encoding L-threonylcarbamoyladenylate synthase: MDLGTARLTADTAGIAKASALLAAGHLVSFPTETVYGLGADARNGTAVAQVFAAKGRPSFNPLIVHLARTEMAQTYVHWSDTAEVLATAFWPGPLTLVLPLKDGHGLSKLVTAGLDTVALRVPAHTTAQDLLTAFDGPVAAPSANPSGRISPTTADHVIAGLSGKIAAVLDDGPCAVGLESTIVGLNKAQPTLLRAGGLPREAIEAALGQPLALSNGDDITAPGQLSSHYAPAGTVRLNASKAQENELFLGFGKMTCDLNLSASGDLTEAAANLFDHLHQLDAKARPIAVAPIPDHGLGQAINDRLRRAAAPR